A part of Chloroflexota bacterium genomic DNA contains:
- a CDS encoding PPOX class F420-dependent oxidoreductase has protein sequence MMTTTYPGFDALAGHTYIALTTFRGNDTAVPTPVWSARDGDRLVLLTLAPADKLKRLSNDAHVRVASSEGRSKLLGTEIEARGRILTPEEHPGTDGALTSKYGWQKRASLLAMRLRGSEIAYIELRRTDGELI, from the coding sequence ATGATGACAACGACATACCCCGGCTTTGATGCCCTGGCCGGGCACACCTACATAGCATTGACCACATTCCGGGGCAACGACACGGCGGTACCGACGCCGGTCTGGTCTGCGCGTGACGGCGATCGGCTGGTGCTGTTGACATTGGCGCCAGCCGACAAGCTGAAGCGCTTGAGCAACGACGCGCATGTGCGAGTGGCGTCGTCAGAAGGGCGCAGCAAGCTACTCGGCACGGAGATCGAAGCACGCGGCCGCATCCTGACACCCGAAGAGCACCCGGGCACCGACGGCGCGTTGACTAGTAAGTACGGCTGGCAGAAGCGCGCCTCTTTGTTGGCGATGCGGCTGCGCGGTTCCGAAATCGCGTACATCGAATTGCGCCGGACGGATGGTGAACTCATATGA
- a CDS encoding alpha/beta hydrolase → MSAWQSGDVRGAGVRIHYHRTGGAKPAVVMLHGVTDNGLCWSRLAAALAPDFDCVMLDARGHGQSEALETGYTAEDHACDVAAVVDALGLGRPVVVGHSMGGATAAATAANFPDRVRALILEDPPFRGEPLQDSALMAERIAGWQAGLAKRRTQSLAAIVAYGRRQNPTWSDTDLAEWAEAKRQTDPRIANGISGHGIRWQDVACCVTCPTLLVTADPAYGGIMTPNEADEAQRLCPAARTTVIAGAGHNIRRDQFETFLRVVRDFLNTL, encoded by the coding sequence ATGAGCGCATGGCAGAGCGGGGACGTCCGCGGCGCTGGAGTGCGAATCCACTATCACCGCACGGGCGGCGCCAAGCCGGCGGTGGTCATGCTGCACGGCGTGACCGACAATGGCCTATGTTGGTCCCGTCTGGCCGCCGCGCTAGCGCCGGATTTTGACTGCGTGATGCTGGACGCGCGCGGGCACGGGCAGTCGGAAGCACTGGAGACCGGCTACACCGCGGAGGATCACGCGTGCGATGTGGCGGCCGTCGTTGACGCACTGGGCCTCGGTCGGCCAGTCGTCGTGGGCCACTCGATGGGCGGCGCGACGGCGGCCGCTACCGCCGCCAATTTCCCCGATCGAGTCCGGGCGTTGATCCTCGAAGACCCGCCGTTTCGCGGCGAGCCACTGCAAGATAGTGCGCTGATGGCGGAACGTATCGCGGGGTGGCAGGCCGGGTTGGCGAAACGACGCACGCAGTCGCTTGCTGCGATCGTAGCCTACGGGCGCCGCCAGAATCCGACCTGGTCAGACACCGATCTCGCCGAGTGGGCAGAGGCCAAGCGTCAGACTGATCCGCGAATCGCCAATGGAATTAGTGGCCATGGCATTCGCTGGCAGGATGTGGCGTGTTGTGTCACATGCCCGACGCTGCTCGTCACGGCTGATCCGGCCTATGGTGGAATCATGACTCCCAACGAAGCGGACGAGGCGCAGCGCCTGTGCCCGGCCGCGCGCACGACCGTTATCGCGGGGGCGGGTCACAATATCCGGCGCGATCAGTTCGAGACATTTCTACGTGTGGTGCGCGATTTTCTGAACACGCTTTAA